A single genomic interval of Psychroserpens sp. NJDZ02 harbors:
- a CDS encoding nucleoside-triphosphatase, which translates to MIYILTGAIRSGKTTALLNWSKNRNDVDGVLCPDDANGKRYFLKLKSEITFKLEAEAEKEAIVAIGNFKFLQSAFNEANDYLTLEASKTETKYLIIDEIGKLELKNEGLHISTEALSAQFGSKDNTHLILVVRDYLLDAVLEYYGITECAILTTEDLENLI; encoded by the coding sequence ATGATTTATATCCTCACAGGAGCAATACGATCTGGGAAAACGACAGCATTATTAAACTGGTCTAAAAACAGGAATGATGTTGATGGGGTATTGTGTCCCGATGATGCTAACGGAAAACGCTATTTTCTGAAATTAAAAAGTGAAATAACTTTTAAGCTTGAAGCTGAAGCTGAAAAGGAAGCTATAGTTGCAATAGGTAATTTTAAATTTTTACAATCGGCTTTTAATGAAGCTAATGACTATTTGACTTTAGAAGCTTCAAAAACAGAAACTAAATATTTGATTATTGATGAAATAGGTAAGTTAGAATTAAAAAATGAAGGCTTGCATATTTCAACCGAAGCTTTGAGTGCTCAATTTGGATCTAAAGATAACACACATCTTATATTGGTTGTCCGGGATTATTTACTGGATGCTGTTTTGGAGTATTATGGGATAACGGAATGTGCTATTCTGACTACGGAAGATTTAGAAAATTTAATTTAA